A window of Lytechinus pictus isolate F3 Inbred chromosome 7, Lp3.0, whole genome shotgun sequence contains these coding sequences:
- the LOC129264343 gene encoding uncharacterized protein LOC129264343 gives MLSHVRQALETTKAYSSGTSSGDEQRSITPDLPFIMEESDHEEAKPQLSQSENSIHLIHSRFQPSGAKDDDMVDGYGNRMHNQGRTIEYDDILVAREAFSENDAFSISDASEVSAEDFAFDDHLPLKDEEDEEGDLGLDDDLVLPLSETPDIMELTDEMLDAYLQLEEDFLQEVEDEMQEEEKTSKAAAALEFWSMSPREEHMLKAEDLQKMHAALKGQIEEQKIEEGDGVEEEKEDEMSFENMCNAYSEAVANLEGDHGRLDSVGSDFLSEEAEEALECLASDEDIGDEYDADLDDDCFFTEDAVHSTTQPLDIMYTEETQEFNDDFAGWMIGSMEDVAEYPDSLEMESFTSDGSSEGKESSHLQNSKEEEEEEVEEEEVHEGMEDDLPEICADDSIFSSEEDASASSPTLLSTWPQENPHFFPPISNESSTNSLFSSLKSLSSSPDAQSFFKGSRLFPSLLSNDEASSSPRCEEEETTPVIPFRRHSLGQRRHSQWSNGPTEKEEEKDNLLEITGISLSHMYESLDFVTELVHQIAPEEKDRSPEQNSRFSDFSDALGRAEVKTSHSLSDSFDIVSNIVRRMVPSYDEDLDSVEERSSAGEQTDSMEEVDSCSQSEGLQEVIEAASNTTLSDSLPLSHSLWRDYMQTCTGSFNFTWPAGEAHCDRDCTELASIQAAVKHTLSKALKGEDNEEESAIMSPEQGKKSKKNKRNKRKSGSSVSDTQSVQTEGSCTGSCDTGFNSLLSTDDEKSTHDALKLSEVDSPCTVVDENDTSLNKSGYMSYVSQIAEACSEGNLDQYLSTQKHKQCYLWSVPPPAEDSPEEAALKEEIMGLEKEVNDLLLSTEELESKWELDSQGTDNTDRLMEATNTLVEELKSGKNLEAEDLEEDQVGSWKDVIVLWMDKNGRVRDAETQGCTPITVSPDYLHSEGGHMTPIIEEITSMEALEAHQKPAILPRQYQDMDMVDHPGSATHSPHHHTQRTVVDAKDACEQYELPKQSKSFTRRVLGVAFPIQLLLFLCTILVLVLPSMVVPYHGDCYLSLTDNLMLDASGPVMSYVRGPPPV, from the exons ATGTTATCCCATGTCAGGCAAGCTCTGGAAACCACCAAG gCCTATTCTTCTGGTACATCCTCTGGAGATGAGCAGAGGTCAATAACACCAGACCTTCCCTTCATCATGGAAGAGAGCGACCATGAAGAGGCAAAACCTCAACTATCTCAGTCAGAGAACTCCATCCATCTTATCCATTCAAGGTTCCAACCTTCCGGGGCCAAAGACGATGACATGGTCGATGGCTATGGCAACAGGATGCACAACCAGGGACGGACAATTGAGTATGATGATATCTTGGTGGCAAGGGAAGCGTTCTCCGAGAACGATGCCTTCAGCATCAGCGATGCCTCTGAGGTCTCTGCTGAGGATTTTGCCTTTGATGATCATCTTCCGTTGAAGGATGAGGAAGACGAGGAGGGTGATCTAGGGCTTGATGATGACTTGGTGCTCCCGCTCAGTGAGACACCAGACATCATGGAGCTCACGGACGAGATGCTGGATGCCTATCTTCAGCTTGAGGAGGATTTTCTCCAGGAGGTAGAGGATGAGATGCAGGAGGAGGAGAAGACTTCCAAGGCAGCAGCAGCCCTGGAGTTCTGGTCGATGTCTCCAAGAGAGGAACACATGCTGAAGGCAGAAGATCTTCAAAAGATGCATGCCGCACTGAAGGGACAAATTGAGGAGCAGAAGATAGAAGAGGGAGATGGGgtagaggaggagaaagaagatgAGATGTCTTTTGAGAATATGTGCAATGCCTACTCTGAAGCAGTAGCAAATCTTGAAGGAGACCATGGTCGCTTAGACTCGGTTGGTTCAGACTTTCTGTCGGAGGAAGCAGAGGAAGCCTTGGAGTGTTTGGCATCAGATGAAGATATCGGAGATGAATATGACGCAGATCTGGACGATGATTGTTTCTTTACAGAGGATGCAGTCCATAGCACCACCCAACCATTAGATATCATGTACACGGAAGAAACGCAAGAATTCAATGATGACTTTGCCGGGTGGATGATTGGTTCCATGGAAGATGTGGCAGAATACCCAGACTCTTTGGAGATGGAATCCTTTACTTCTGACGGGAGCTCAGAAGGAAAGGAATCCTCTCACTTACAGAATAgtaaagaagaggaagaggaggaggtagaagaggagGAGGTACATGAAGGAATGGAAGATGACCTTCCAGAAATCTGTGCGGATGATTCCATCTTCTCTTCTGAAGAGGATGCATCTGCTTCATCCCCAACACTGCTCTCTACGTGGCCTCAGGAAAACCCACATTTTTTCCCACCTATCTCAAATGAGTCGTCAACCAATTCTTTGTTTTCCTCTCTCAAGAGCCTCTCATCCTCGCCTGATGCTCAGTCATTTTTCAAAGGCTCCAGGCTTTTCCCATCTCTGTTATCAAATGATGAGGCCAGCAGCTCTCCAAGATGCGAAGAAGAGGAAACTACCCCTGTCATTCCATTTCGAAGACACAGTTTGGGTCAGAGGAGACATTCCCAGTGGTCAAATGGTCCAACtgaaaaggaggaagagaaggatAATCTTTTAGAAATAACGGGTATTAGTCTAAGTCACATGTATGAGTCTTTGGATTTTGTGACTGAACTTGTGCATCAGATAGCACCTGAAGAAAAAGACAGAAGTCCTGAGCAAAATTCCAGATTTTCTGACTTTTCAGATGCTTTGGGTAGAGCAGAAGTGAAAACGTCCCATTCCTTGTCCGATAGTTTTGATATCGTGTCCAACATTGTCCGTAGAATGGTGCCAAGTTATGATGAGGATTTGGACTCAGTGGAGGAGAGAAGCTCCGCAGGCGAACAAACAGATTCCATGGAGGAAGTAGATAGTTGTAGCCAATCAGAGGGCTTACAGGAAGTTATTGAGGCAGCCAGCAATACAACGCTAAGTGATTCACTTCCTCTCAGCCACTCTCTATGGCGGGATTACATGCAAACTTGTACTGGTAGTTTCAATTTCACGTGGCCAGCGGGAGAAGCACACTGTGATAGAGACTGCACTGAATTGGCTAGTATTCAGGCTGCCGTGAAGCATACTTTATCGAAAGCACTGAAGGGAGAAGACAACGAGGAAGAGAGTGCAATCATGAGTCCTGAGCAAGGAAAGAAGTCAAAGAAGAACAAACGCAACAAGAGAAAGTCTGGATCTTCTGTATCCGACACGCAGTCGGTACAGACAGAAGGCAGCTGTACAGGTAGTTGCGATACAGGATTCAACTCGCTGCTGAGTACCGACGACGAGAAGTCGACCCATGACGCGCTGAAGCTCTCCGAAGTTGACAGCCCTTGTACCGTCGTGGATGAGAATGACACTTCCCTCAACAAGTCGGGCTATATGAGTTACGTTTCTCAGATCGCAGAAGCCTGCTCTGAAGGTAACTTGGACCAGTACCTGAGCACCCAGAAGCACAAGCAGTGTTACCTGTGGTCGGTGCCACCTCCTGCGGAGGACAGCCCCGAGGAAGCTGCTCTGAAGGAAGAGATCATGGGGCTGGAGAAGGAGGTCAACGATCTCCTACTGTCCACCGAGGAACTGGAATCCAAGTGGGAGCTGGACTCCCAGGGCACCGATAACACCGACCGCCTGATGGAGGCGACCAACACCCTGGTGGAAGAACTGAAGAGCGGGAAGAACCTGGAGGCGGAAGACCTGGAGGAGGATCAGGTCGGGAGCTGGAAGGATGTCATCGTGCTGTGGATGGATAAGAATGGCAGGGTACGGGATGCCGAGACACAAGGCTGCACACCAATCACTGTCTCACCGGACTATTTGCACTCTGAAGGTGGACATATGACTCCTATTATTGAG GAGATTACCTCGATGGAAGCGTTGGAAGCACACCAGAAGCCCGCCATCTTACCCAGACAGTACCAAGACATGGACATGGTGGACCATCCCGGTAGCGCGACCCACTCCCCACACCACCACACCCAGAGAACCGTCGTCGACGCCAAGGATGCCTGCGAGCAGTACGAACTCCCGAAGCAAAGTAAGTCCTTCACAAGACGGGTCTTGGGCGTGGCCTTTCCCATTCAGCTACTCCTCTTTCTCTGCACCATCTTGGTCCTGGTGCTCCCGTCCATGGTGGTACCGTACCACGGCGACTGCTACCTGTCGCTCACCGACAACCTCATGTTGGATGCGTCGGGCCCGGTCATGAGCTACGTCAGAGGGCCGCCGCCGGTGTGA